GTTAGGATGTGTTTCTTTTCAGGAACACTGAAGAGACTGTAAAATAATGTTATACCTGGGAAGACTACTAGATAGTTTCTCCTAGAAACTGGTAGGTTTCTTTATTAGTCACACCATGATTTTTACAGTGTGTAAATATGTGTTAGTTGTCAATTATTTATGAATCTTTGTAGCAACTGTTTAGTGGGCTGATGAAGACACCCTCGAAATGGCTTCCAACCTGGGTAACTGTCATGGTTCATAGAATTTTAAGTAGataataaaaaacaaatgtaTGAAGTTTAGTGACAGTTATTGAAGTTTAGTGACCTTGTATGTTTATTGGCCTACGTGCTGTCATTTGCAACCCTTGATTAAAACAGTTTTGTTAACCTATCCTAGCATTGACTTTCAGGCTATAGACATATATTGATATGAGAGTGTTAATCCCATTGTGGTGAAAGGACCTTTCTGGGTATTTCGGTGTTCATGGTGATACTTCTCAATCTCATACCCGGTTATCTCTTTCATTAAAACAGAACTATGCCCTTCTTCTGCCCGGGAGATGTCTTTTCTTTAGAATCAAGGTCCCATTATTTCTAAAAAGTATAACACAAATCTCTGGAAATAAATGCAGCAACGCAAGGCATGTTCAATACCGAGGAGCCTTTTCATGTGTCCCCAAAGCGCAGATGTTTAAATGCCCTCCCTTCAGGCAATCAGTCCAAAAAACATATTGGGATCTTCAACGGGAGTCATATGAATAAGAGCATTTCCTACCTTCTTCGTCTGATATTTTCCCTTCTGGACACGGATCACAATCGTAGCAGCAGAACggttccccttccttctttttcttgctgaaACCAGGCTTACAGTTTTCATTACACACAGATAAGGGAGGCAGCTGTCATTGAAGAAAAAGAGAAGGTAGAACTGAGAAGATTTGGGGAGTATTTTGGCTCGCAATAGCTGTAAAAAGTTGTCAAGTTAATGGGAAGAGTAATATCTCTGATATCAAGGGAGAGTACACGTTACCAAGAAGACTACTGAATCAACAGAGATTGAAATGTTGCGTGCCCAGTGAGGGTGGCATTCACAGCCCCTTCTTGAATCTCTAGGAGAAAAGTCCTTTggtggccaggaaggggctgaacCGGCATTGGGGGCCCCTGCACCAGCGGCTGGCAACTTATGCCTTGCAGAGTGgccccagtggtggtggggaggcccaTACACTGGTCTCCCACTGCTGCCAGGGCAGCGCCACCCATGGACGGTGGATGGGCCTTCCGCCGGTGTTCCACCAGCACAAAGCCCTGCGCTGGTATCCTGGGGGTGTTGCTAAGACGTGCTGGGGGGCGGTGCCGccgataggcagcttcctgtcccctttcggctttTTTGCAGGgttagccttgctgttctcaatggagcaaaatgcaccatttaaaaaagaaaagcctccAAAATGCCAGGAACCAGatttggaggtgccgcagcagcGCCTCAGCCACGCCTCAGTCCCCGGCCAtggaaagctcaggaatgggcagcccgTGTCTCAATCAGAAAATTCGTGGACTAAAAAGGTTGTTGAGTCTGTTTGCTATCTTCCTTAAAGCGTCTGTCTACTCATTTCATTaaagttttgtatattttgagAGACAGTGGAGATTTTTTCTCACCTGTGTGAGGTGTCTGTTCCACTGAATTCTGTCCTCGTCGATGGTAACTCTTTTACTAAGTGGAACCTGAGGATCCAGCCTCCCGATCTTGACTCTGACATAGGACTCATTTGGAAAAGTGACCATATTGGTAATATCAAATCCACCTTTCAATTCTCCATGTTCATTAAAGGTCACTTCATCTCCGGCACTGTTGTTGAATGCAATTCTCTGAAGAAGTGCGTGGAGCTTAGTAGAAAGATAAAATGTATCAGGGAACCTGGAGTGATTTTCATGGATTGGAATGACCTCACCAATACTTTTTAGTTTCAAACAGATTTTTAGATTACTTTCATCAAAGATGGAAGGTTTTCTATGGATTCAAGTATTTTGGTTGCTCATGAGAATAAGCTTCCATGGCCAGTTACAGGACAAAGGAATGAAGTTTGATTCGGGGTGTTTCTGGAATGAATACTGTTGAAGGAGCTTCCAGAAAAATCCGTTTTGGTTTAGCTGCATCCAGAGTGCATTTTTTTGGCCAGCAGCATTCATATCGCTATATATACGCAAATGAGCCTATCCATTAGAACAGGGTTGGGGAACTTCCAGGCCTAGGGGTcttttaaggcccatgaaatcatttgaaCTGGCACTTTgtgtgtcctggcagatctctagctcagaaggatctaagactggtgatccgcccctcctgtggacaggaacagcctctattcaaggcagatgtgattttgttttgctcagaaaaagaaaggaagagtcATCAGGTATGAAGCTTCtatgactgcccaagaaactgtgttaaccctttcccacccgggccatggagaaacgtattccctctgtacttccAGAGGCCTGGgtgtggaagtggcgacaatggaggtgttaaagggggcagggccagaatgcacggggtggggggagttcttagccagtgtgtcctcatttcatccctgcaggcggaggtagcaggagccggctgtggaATCCTGCCCTGACCGTGCGGAGCAGGAGTGGCGtatggctggacggctatgcccatcTGGTGCaaaagaccatcctgtgccaccaggtggacaagCATGCCACCGGTTGGTTGCCTACCTGCTTTCCACAAGGGAGGGGAGTCAtctggggtagctgcctgcttggggctgggTTGGCTAATttctaagttgataattttgtatggcccatgaatgatgttataaacctccaaatggcccttggtggaacaatggttccccacccctgcattacaaGGGCAATAGGCATGCCCCCACCTACCCTACAGAGCTGCAGGAAGCCAAAGGAAGCATGAAGAGAAGCAAAGTCTGCAGGAGCTGGTCAGAAAATGACAGAGGGTCAGAGCTTACCAGGTGTTGAGATGTAATTTCTCACTTTTCAACTCCATCTCTAGATTTGTGCTCTACTTAGTCAGAGGGAAATACTCCCTGACCCCAAAGGAGTTCCCATAATTTCCATGGTTTTACCATGGAATTTTGGGGGATTCTGACAGCATCATGCTGGGGACAGGgggttgatgtcacttccgggttttcacACAGAGGTGATCTCGAATTGTCAGTAACACTTTTTCAACGGCCCCATCTCTTTGCAACCCTCAGCATGATAGGGGATTTTCTTTTGTCAATGAAGAGCAAGTACCTTCCAAGGCGGCACATTCAGAGAAGCCAGGCTAACCCCTTCCTCCATGCCTCTATGGTTGGTTCTGGCAGACGCCAAGATGTGTAGAGCATGTGCAATGAcatagacagcattatagatactGTAGCTATGGCCACTCATGGTCATTTCAAAAAAAGGTGCCGGGACAGTCTCCAATCTCTCCTCTCCCGTGCATGTGTCTTCCAAATTTGTTCTATTAATGGAATCTAGTAATGCACATTGAAAGACTTGTTCCCAGAATGTCTTGATAAAACCATCCCCCTTTGCCCAGGAAGGTTTTATTTGTTGGAGAAACTTATGGAATCCTAGGATATCCTTGGAATGTATTGTGAAGGAAAGAGCACCATGAAATATTTGTATATTTGATAACTTTTGTACAATAGTGAATGCAAAGTCAATCTGGGCTGTTGTAATCcacacctttcctgtagaggttcTCACCACATAATCAGAACCTGTCACATTCATTAAAATTGTGGGAATAGACATAatggttgccagccaggcaagggTTGCACTTTCTCCATGGAGAACAATTGCATTGGCTTTGCTATCCAAGAAATCTGTAGTACTACTGtcgaaatattttaatataaaatttATGTTATCCCACCTGACCTGTATTATGGCTTTTTCTATGAAGGCCACACAGATTCCTTTCCTGGAAAGCATCAACGCAAATGCTTGCAAAAAACGGTCTCCTACTTCATTATCCATAGTGAAGAGCCCAACCCATTTCCAGCCGAAATGCAGAAATAGCTGGACAATTCCCTCGTACTGAAGGGCTTCTTGGGAGGCCGTGCGGTAAAAGGGAGGGAGACTGGTTGGGTTATCCACTGCTGATTCAAATGAGCCAAAAGAAaactaataagaaaaaaaatcatgttacAGAGGGAGAATAGGAATACTTCATTTATCACCTTCTTGTTTCAGAAGCTCTTTAAATGTTACCTCAGTTCTTGGTCCTATAATATTGGAAACATAAACTGCATAAAAGACTGTTTTCCAGACTGTTGCACATCTTCTTTTTCCTGCATGTTTCCAGCTGCAGCTAGTGAACATGTCTGGATCCATGGCAgtgttttacatttttgttttattttttaaaaatatttattagccatttTCTCACCTTAAAGAACTGAAGGTGGCTTATAGTGTGGATAaaacaaatattataaaaaatacataaaagatcAAAATTTAAATGTCAGTCATGCCCAATTTCAATGTATTTCTCAAAAGATATCCCCATATCTAAATggtttgtctttttttttctttcacacaGCAAGAGGTACGAATTATCCGGAAGCCATTAAAACCTTTTTGGGGAAAAATGAACCAATGATACTTTATGGTACTGTAGTTTGGGTCGAAGATATTTCACACAATATTGATTCCTTTTTGTCAATTTTTTGGGGCATATAATCATATTGCCTAAGTGTGTATCAGGTATAGCTGTTCAGCAAGAATTTGTAATCCCTTCATTGGAagaaggtcagtattttctactctgactggcagtggctctccagggtttccgcAGAGGTCTCTCCCATTAAGTACTGCCTGAtcagtttaactggagatgttggggattgaacctgggaccttctctatAACAAGCAGTTGCTGTCCTACTGAGCCATGTCTTACTGCTTGTTCACCAGTAACTTTCTATGCTAATCTGACAATTATTTTTGACTAATTCTTGTGAGTGAAACAGAACCTTGGTTTCAAGATGCCATTTAATCAGTGTTATATTCTATGTAAAATCCAGCAGTGCTCTTGCTCATGGGCACGATTCTGGCATTAAACAGATTGGATTCAAGAAGACCATGTTtgaaatttatatttttttaaattggagcATATGGTCAATACAGGGGAAAATATTGATTTGTATTGTCCCTCCTTTTGATCATGACTTTCCCTGACACTATTCAGATCCCGCCTGGATGTGGAAACTGGAGTCATGAAGCTGATTTTAGTTTTTTAGTCGTATCCCAGAAGAACCAGATACCTCTAGTTTTGGTGTTCAAAAGAGGATTCTGAGTAGAAACAAAAATGTTGCCTTGTAAGAATGTTCTTCATAATCTGAGATGCCAAAACCCACAGACAAATGTCGCCAGATGTGTTTGAATCCTCCACATTTCCTTTTCCCTGCAATCCTTCTTTGCTTCCATTTTGAGTAGCTACCGTAATAAGCTTAATACCGTAATAATAAAAAGTAACTGTTCACAGTACTTAGAAAGGATTATCCAGCAGATGGATGGAATTGGCCAATAATCAAACCATGCATTGAAGAGAATCAAGTATTGcaacatcctcccccccccaaaaaaaaatcatctcaaCATATTCAAGTGGAATATTCCACATCCATCCTGTGAAATCCTTCCTGACAACTCTCACTTCAAGATGCATATCACACCCAAATGCAAAGTAACATATTTCACCTCTCCCTCTATTTTTTGCTTACTCTTTTAAACCCTTGGGCCTAGATCGAAAAGGGGTCTTCAATTGCATGTGAGATTTGTGGAAGTCCAAATAATCAGAGTTCTCTGATCatacctgtgggatcttgtaaCGACTTAAGAGAGTTGCCATGTCTGTTGAGGTTTCAGAACTATATCCCCCAATGACACCGATCATTTTTTTCTGGGTGCCACACTTGTAGTTTGGGACAAGTTCTTGTGATGTGAAGAGTAGGTCCAGGGTGGTCCTGTAGGTCCATTTCAGATATATATAGGAGTCATGGATGTGGAACCCAAGAGTGACATTGGGCAAGATATTGGGGTTCTTGTTGATCTCATGGATGGCAAACACCAAAGTGAGGATGTGCTGGTAGAACTTTGTTATCAAGCTGCAACCAAAATCAGTTATCCTTTAAAAAGAGAATTCTTCAACATACGGCATCTGTATTGGTCACAGATGGATCTGAGAACACAATAGGGCCCCAACTAAATCTGAGAAATGGCTCATCTGGAACACTTTTCATTTCCCACAGCACAATGCTACTGGGAAACCCACAAGCTGGACAATGAACCATCAGACATTCCCACTGCCCACCAATGACTGGCATTCAAGTGGATACTGTAGGTTCCTCTTAGTTAGCAACACAAATGCCCCTGAATAGATCCACAAATTTGTTTTGCACCCCTTGAAGTCACAGAATCCAGCATCCTTCAACAGAGTGTGTGTCAGCAAGTCCCATGTTTTCTGTGAGGAATTACTTTCTTATGTTTCTCCAGCATACTGCCAAGTAATTTCATTCAGTGATTCTGAGTTTTACTGTTGCATACATATTCTGAATCTATTTTGTCCAAACTGTTTGTATTCTCCTTCTAATCTATTTCTAATTTGTTTAACATATGCCCTCATATTTTATCCTAAttagagaagaaaagttggtttttataccacagtTACCTCTATTTgattaaggagactcaaaccagcttcatatcgccttcctttcctctaccaacaacaaacaccttgtgagacaggtggggctgagagagttctgagagaactgtgacaagcccaaggtcacccaaaggaTTCATGtattaaccgctacaccacactgactccatTTTAGTTGGGTTAGTTAGCATGAAGATTAGGTTTTGCAAGAGGATGGGGCAACTTTAGGGATCATTTAACCAGCATTTATCTGGATAAGCGGCTTAGGGAAAACAACTAAAAAAGAGACAGGGGTTCAAAATATagtatttttataattttaaagataagaagaagaatcacACATGCGCTAAATGACTTATTAATGCTCAATTCACACAAGAACTGGAGGAAATAAAGGGTGGAGGGGTGCAAATAGAGTTAGGGTACTTTGGGCAATATTTACCTATCCTGAGGGGTGATGTCTGGTAGAAGCAGGGTGAAGAAGGGAGGAAAAGGGATCAGCATTTCTTGGAAGTAAAGCGAGGAGACCTTACATAAGGAAGGgcttggggttggatccaatgaatGGTGAAAGGGCCAATATTTATAGTAAAAACCTGTTCCTTCAGAAGAGCAATCAAAGtttctttgtccctggtaaaaTGTTCCTTTGGCACCTCATCCTGCCTCATTActattaaaaatgcctattcagttTTTGTAAGTCTACAGAATTGCTAAAATAAAGTCAGACATCATCATCAACTCTATATTAGTGGAGCCATGAAGTCCTTACACAGGAAAACATGTATCATCCTGGGAAGGGTGCCACTCAAATAGAAGTTCTTGGGAAGTACAAGCAATATGAGATACAATTCCACCAATTAGGATTTCACCTGGCTGATACCACTGTTGTGGAATCTGAGGGGAAATGTTCCCCGTGCACTTCATGCTATGTACTTCATACACCACGAGCAGAAGCACCATCTGTATCAGCAGCAACATCTCAGACTCTGCCAAGTGAAATCCAAGAACACCTCTCTCTCCACATGTACTGTCCAGGGTCTCCTCTACAGCATCATCCTTAGTTTCTGCCTGGTTTCAAGAAGGAGGCTCAGATGGCGCCTGATTGTGTCAATATTCTTTTCAATAGTGGATGTAGGGACTTTTTCTTTCATATCTCAACCTGCTTCTTTGTATCAAATTCGAGAGATATTGTGTACTGATACAAAAATTGCCTCTCTGTAGTCCCTCATTTTAGCTGAGAGTGGTTCAGCAGAGGGCTTTATAAGCAGAACTTAGATTTtatttctggtttgttttctgttttcttctagAAAGCTATTGGAACTGAGACTGGGTAAGGAAATGACAGTGATTTTGATAATTATAGTGGCGGTCATCTCGTCTGGAAGACTGCTAATATTGTTCTGGGATAATAGTTTGCAGAACTAGTGaagcaaatttttttttttatttcatcccAGCTTCTTTACAGTGAGGCAGCAGTTGGATTGGGGAGCTCAGAATGACTAGCAGGGCCCCCGCCCACCCATGATGCAATAAAAAAACTGGGAATCTCTGAATGAAAGTGACAAAGCAAGAACTAAGGATCATTTCTCCTTGGATGAATTTatttatcacatgaacacatgaagctgccttcaactgaatcagacccttggtccattgaagtctgtattgtgtactcagaccagcagtagctctccagggtctcaggcagaggtctttcaaatcacctccctccctagaccctttaactggagatgccagggatcgaacctgggatcttctgcatgccaagcaaatgctctaccactgagccacagccccctccctatAGGCTGGAACATTTCTGCACCACTTATCCAGAGACCCAATTCAAAGTGTTTGACAAAGTGAAGCATGATAAAGCCATAAACAGCATAGAATCATTAAAAGTTCCAAGAAACCCAGCCTAAAAATCCAGCAATAAACCCTCAAGTTAAACCCTGTGTTCTCTC
This genomic window from Euleptes europaea isolate rEulEur1 chromosome 18, rEulEur1.hap1, whole genome shotgun sequence contains:
- the LOC130490296 gene encoding vomeronasal type-2 receptor 26-like, producing MLLLIQMVLLLVVYEVHSMKCTGNISPQIPQQWYQPGEILIGGIVSHIACTSQELLFEWHPSQDDTCFPVLITKFYQHILTLVFAIHEINKNPNILPNVTLGFHIHDSYIYLKWTYRTTLDLLFTSQELVPNYKCGTQKKMIGVIGGYSSETSTDMATLLSRYKIPQFSFGSFESAVDNPTSLPPFYRTASQEALQYEGIVQLFLHFGWKWVGLFTMDNEVGDRFLQAFALMLSRKGICVAFIEKAIIQRIAFNNSAGDEVTFNEHGELKGGFDITNMVTFPNESYVRVKIGRLDPQVPLSKRVTIDEDRIQWNRHLTQLPPLSVCNENCKPGFSKKKKEGEPFCCYDCDPCPEGKISDEEDTDSCMTCSDGHYPNLGQVQCIPKIPNFLSFAEPLSIILTFLALSFSLITALVLAIFVKYKDTPIVKANNRSLTYCLLISLLLCFLCSLLFLGRPNEVTCLLRQTTFGIIFSVAVSTVLAKTVTVVVAFMASKPGNVFRKWVGKQLAWSIVIFCFFVQVGICAVWLGSSAPFPEVDMHSLHREIIVQCNEGSATMFYCVLGYMGFLATVCFIVAFLARKLPDSFNEAKFITFSMLVFCSVWLSFLPTYLSTQGRDTVAVEIFSILASSAGLLGCIFFPKCYVILLRPELNKREQLIRKNH